The window TTTTATCCACTCGCATTAAAAAGTTTGctgaatcaaaataaaatgcGATTGCATGTCAACTTTAAgcttttattttgtgtgtataCAAGAGGACGGTAAGTGTAGTAGGTCtaaacagacttctttttttctgttgacgCATGAGTTAGCAGTGGCAGCATCTTTTGACAAATCCTTCGTAGCAGACTGTCTTTCTTCATTTGAATGCATGTAAAAATAGCTTGAAATGGAGAGAACTGTGTTTTTCAGAGCTAGTCAGAAGTTCACAGCCTGCACCTTGGGCCAGTGGTAGCAAAGAGATGGTGTGGCAGCATCCAGCGCTCATGTGCTGGGAGGCTGTCAGGGCTGGTAGCGCCTGCCTCAGCACAGCTGCCATGTGTCAGGGCGTCTCTTCTAAGAGGGCAAAGGGGGGGAGGTGGGTTTCTTGGGCCTTCCTCGGCACAGTGGAGTTCAGGCCCTTACTCAAgtcttcccccctgccctgctaGCCAGTGACAGGTTTTCCTGAAAATCCACGGAAGGCTGATTGCTTTTCCATCCATCTTCCTCTGATAATTGTTGAACCTCAAGATGAGATTTAGTAGGGAGGATGATAGGGAAACTAGGTTtaaaacacccccccacacccccccagacTCCAAACTTTGTAGAACTACCTGTGTGTAGAAAGAAATTGTACTGCAATTGTGTGCACCCTAGCCTCAGGCTTTACTtgatttgtttctggttttgcccTATAGAGGTTAGGAATGtttaaaaacctcacagatcATTTATTAAACACTTAGTAACAAATAACTTGACTGGAAGTTTTCCTGAGAGTGAAGCTAAGAAATAGTATTATTAGTTGTGCCTGTCACTAAGGAAAGCAGATTCTGCTGGTAGAGGAACAAGATGTTAGTtaactgctgctttttatttgcattcttGACACACCATAGATGTGTTGGCTTTTTGGTTCATGTTTTCTCCCCCATTTCCTCAGACAGTGAATTCGATGCCCATGATCAATGTGAACTACATGCTTGTAACATAATACATCCATCTGTCAGCATCTGTTCTCGTAACACCCCTTGAAGCGTGCAGTTTCTTGTCATGCACAGCTGCTGCTCACAACGTGCTGTCTGCCTTACTTGTGAACTTTGTTTGTTAGGTGCGTTTGGAGGATTTGGGACAACTACCACCACTGCGGGACCAGCGTTTAGTTTTTCTGCTCCCACCAATACAGGCACCAGCGGTAAGACAGTACGAGTCTGAAAGTATTTGCTTTAGAACGAACCATAGCACATCAGCCCTTCACAATAATGTTTTGGATTGCACAGGTACTGTTCTCCTCTTTTTCtcaataattattttcttatttccccaGGACTCTTTGGTGCTACCCAGAACAAAGGCTTTGGATTTGGTACTAGTTTTGGCACAGGAACAGGAACTGGCTTGGGTAGTGGGTTGGGAACTGGGCTAGGCTTTGGAGGCTTCGGTACCCAGCAGCAACAGAGCAGTAAGTACGGCCTTCTCTTGGTTTACCCCTTCCTTAGCAATGAAAGCATAGGACTGCAACAGGTGCACGAGTATTGGGTCAGAAGGATATCATAAAAGGAGGCTGTTACACTTATCTCCTCATGGATGGAGACTTCTAAAAAATTTAGCTTTTGAAATGCCTACATTTGCAGCCCTTGCCATGTTCTTGAAGTGGAGCTCAAGCAAGGTTCTGAACTTCATCCCTGAGTTCCCTTTGGTTTGGCAGTGGTAGAAAGAGTAGTTACAGAGTTGATGTTGCCAGTCAGGGCATCACtagaaaggggaggaaaaccCTTGAATTGGGTTTGAATTTAGTTTAAATGTGAGTTGGATAATGACCAGCTGCAGGCCCTTGAGTCCATTGAATTTGTAACAACAAATCTGCCCTTCAGATTTAGGCATTGAAAGTGCCAGATGATGTCACGGATGAATATAGACatctcatttaaagaaaaaaaatcttttcttctaaTTCACATTCAGGAACTTCTGTTGCTGATGAGGATTGAGTGtaaaaagacactttaaaaaaaaattacccaatactgatttatttattctgcgcatttattttacttctcagaATGTGAAAAGACATGGTACCAATGATAGACAGATGGTCTGTGTTAGCAAGCAAGTCTGTCTTGGTTGGTAAAGgagttaatttgtttttcttcatccaACACAGCATTAGGAAGCGGCTTGTTCAGCCAGCCTGCTCAGACACCTGCCCAGTCGAACCAGCTCATCAATACAGCCAGTGCCCTCTCAGCTCCGACACTCTTAGGAGATGAGAGAGATGCTATTTTGGCAAAATGGAACCAGCTTCAGGCCTTCTGGGGAACAGGCAAAGGTTATTTCAACAATAACATCGCCCCAGTGGAGTTCACACAGGAAAACCCCTTTTGCAGGTTTAAGGTATGGAATTGTTCAGCTGCCCACAAACAGCTCTGAAGCAGTTATTCTCCTTGCTGAGTGTCTTGAGTGTCTCATGAGTGTTAAATTAgttttttgttactgttaagAGTAttctgaaacagtatttttccagGTAAATTACACAGTTCTGATGCATGCTaattaaaaggtttaaaaatctATATAGATGCTGGAAATCTGGGTGTTGTTGAGGTACTAGATAGTGAGTGCAGATGTGGGTCATGAAACAATATTTTCATATGAAAGCATTCAGATTAGTGTGTGTGTGGTTGGAGCAGatctctgaaaattaattttaatgtgtATTTGCTTAGGGTACAATATTAgagaaactgttttaaataaCCTTTGCATCTGAAAGAAACTGTAACGTCTGGAATAAGAACTTCAGGGTCTCTCTTCCTTGCTTTGCCAACGTTAGAAAAACCCTCTGTGAACCTGGCCCATATGTACCATTTTAAGTACAACAGCCttcagctttcttcttcttttatcCTAGCCAGTGCTAAAGCTGACTCCATTCCTTGTATTATACCATCAGCAGTTCCAGATCTTGCTTCTCATGTCAACAAAGGATATGTATTCATCATCCGCAAATCTCGCACTTGCTGACTTTATTGCTAAGCTTTGGACTTGAAAGTGGATTTGGGTCAGGCATGGTCATACCCTCCTTTCCCAGGCTGATTCTTTGAAGTGCAAACTTTCTAACCTAAATGTAGGTTAATAGCTAATTAAGACTAGTTTTGATTATGCACATTGTGACACTTTTATAAAATCTTTGCAGCAACTCAGTGCCCGCATAACAAATATTTGGCATCTATTGCATTACATTCTGAGGTGGTACCTATTTGTTGATAATGCATCTGAAGGCTTTCTTGTAAATTGTTGCCTGAAACAGCTTTAGAGTTTTCTGGGCTTTGAAAAATTGCAGAGTGTAAGATATGTGATGCAAAATCAGTTATATTAGAGTTTCCTTTCAAGTTACAGTGCCACATGCTAGGTTTTCTTTTGTCCCTGTGACTGGAGTATTACCAACGCCATTATGAATTCACGTACCTTCagcaaaatactgaaaagctGGATGCATGCTGGCAATGGTGGATACCTAAGAAAAATAGTGAAGTTAATAACACAGGTATCACAGTAAAGCGTCATAAACTAGTTTGGTTTATTGCCTCTGTAAGCATCGGCATCTGGTAAGAATAACGCATTACCTGAAGAGTTTCAAAAGTGTTCAAGGAATCCACTTGTACACAGTTCCAGCTCTAGAACAAATGAGAAGCATGCAGCTCTTAACCAAGAAAAGTGTGCTTCTAAGGTATGTGATACATTTGAAGGACCAAAACAAGGTAAAAAATCTGTTACAGTTTGAAAATAGTTAATTACATAAAGAAATTGTGAAAGatttattgattgatttatttaaaacagaaataacagagGAGACGTCTATTTGTGGTCTTAGTAGTACTTTGCACGTAATGAGATTTAGTCTTCCATGTACTGGCAAGCCTTTCCCCACAGTGTGAGCTTCTTTCACAACTGTCAAAGGCATGTTCTTAAAACCCAATTCTTCCTTAGCTGTCACTGTTGTGCTTCATGACAGGACAGCCCAGCTGAAGAGGGATGATTCTGCGAGACTCACCGTCGCAGGGGATTTCCCTCTGCTGACAAAGACCAGGCTCTTGGGCACATCCCCAACTCATTTCACAATTCAGCTGAACTTGAAGAAGGGGAAAGGCGCAAGTCACCCAACCACATTCATTCAGTGTCAGGGCCTTAAAAAGCACCCACTGTCCAACATGTCACCAGTGATAAATGGGTGCAACAGTTCATAGGCAAAATGACATGAAAACTACCCgctctgcttttgcttttaacGAGTTAACAGTTTAGGTCTTTCTTACAAGTCATGTGGAGTTTACACTGGAGCTGAAAGGGGGTTTTATTGAAATGGGGAAAGCACACTGTTACTTAGCGCAGATGGCAGCAAGTGTTCTTATATTAGATTACAACATTGAACTAAACATCTAACCCTACTACAGTTTTATCACAGCAAGGATAAAGATAACATTAAACTTTGTAAGcagttttacaaaaaaaacccatgacaCTTGCTAACACAAGGAAAACAGGTTGTCCCAGATTCTTTTGTGAGAACCTTACTGGATGTATGTCTTGTCTAGTAGAAATATTCCATGTCCGTGTTTTGACTTGTACTGCCAGGCAAACTGTCTGGATCTACAGTAGGAAAATGCTAAGAAATCCATGGAGATTGATGATTGGCTTCTCTTTCAGTGAAGTTATGTCAGTAACTGGTTTTCAGTAGTAATTTTTCTGTATTGAAGTCTGGTCTTCTGGTACCTTTTGCAGCTTAGAAAAAGTGTaaatttgtaaaatgtttctgATGGAGATCAGCTCTGAAGTAGCATAGATACCCTGCTGAGTTGGCATCTCCCAAGCCATAGGTTTTTAAGATGGGGAATGGATACTTAGGAACTTTTTGTAAAAATTTGAACTGTTTCAAAAGCTACTCTACTGGTGGCCTTGTGAGAGAACATTTTAAAGGgggatttattttatgtttctgcATCTCTGAATATGTTGTAACTTAAATTTTGAACCCGTTGCTCTAAAAATTGAGGGGTTTAACCCCTCCCCTTCATGCCATGTAGGTATGCTTTTGCTAAGTGATGTATCTGcagtttttgtttgttcatttgcagGCTGTGGGTTACAGTTTAATGCCCAACAACAAAGATGAAGATGGCCTTGTGGTCTTGGtctttaatagaaaagaaatagatattcgaagccagcagcagcagcttgtaGAATCACTACATAAAATTCTAGGAGGAAACCAGACCCTCACTGTCAACGTAGAAGGTGTTAAAACGATGCCAGATGACCAGTATGTGAACTTTATGTAGTTTTGCCTTTTTATCCGGTATTGCATGTTATAAAGGGTTGGTGCTTAGGGGAGAAGAATGTAATTTTGTAGGGTACttacagcttttctctttctgccttGCTGCATTAAACCCTGCATTTACTGGTTCTTTCTATCTCAGTTAGCTAAAGGAAGTTTGCAGTCAGCTGGGAGAAGCCGTAACTTAGATTTAGGGTTGTTCTTTACTGTGTTAGTTTCTATACGCTGCTGACCTTGTTCTGACAGTACGCATTTTGCCTTGCTCAGGACAGAAGTGATCATTTATGTTGTTGAGCGCTCGCCCAACGGCACTTCGAGGAGAGTTCCTGCAACGACCCTCTATGCCCACTTTGAACAAGCCAACATAAAATcatccctgcagcagctgggggtcAGCCTCTCCATGGCCAGAACAGAGCTTTCCCCGGCACAAGTCAAACAGCTCCTGCAGAACCCTCCTGCTGGTATGGGGtctggggctctgctggggcacgGTTGGGCCTCTGCTGGGGCTTTTTTGGGTCTCTGGGAAAAATACAGGTGTCAGCCTGCTGGAAAACACCTTTTCAAACTACAGGAGTTTCTAAGGTGCCCTGACATACTGAAGTGGTGGTTTTAATTGCAGCTGGTTTTCCCACTGAAGTGCCATATAGTCTACCAAGACTGTTCTTAATTATCAGTAATACACCACACAACACCATGTTAAAGGATTTAGCCATCATAAATCACTTCAACTTGTCCAATTAAAAAGAAGTTACATATCAGAATAATCATGTCCTATATTTACTTCCTAGTTTTCAGAGGGGTCGCTTAGCCTGTATATTTGGCCACAGACAGTATGTATACAGCTTTGTTTTAGAGCTTTAGAGTTTAAGTGCTGTTCATGCCATTTCAGTGGCTAATTGTAGCTTATTCTCTATGTCTGTACAGTATCCCATGTAGTACTCGCAATGTACTCTCTGCAGTGGGTCCAGGGAAAGCGGCCTGTAGTTCCCAGCAGATAGCACGCAGCATGTTCAGTAAGACCAGtgtttaaaaacacagcaaaggTTATGGTACCTGTATTGCAAAAGAATCAGAGGCAAACAGCAGTGTTTTCTAACTGCTACAGCGCTGGGGAGAAGTAATTGCTCTGTGCGCAAGCAGATTGGCTTTCTTTAATACTGGAGGTGTGTCATAGGGCCTCTGTAACGATGGGTGGGCACAGCTTGTTAGTTCTTGAGAAGGAAGCTAAGTTTGTAGGCTAATCAAGCAGCAAGATGTGATGTGCAAGAGACCCTACTGCTGAGCTCCAGAGAAGTGGTCACACCCTGAGAGATGAGTTTTGATATGAAGACAATAGGTTTTATGAGGAATGACCTGGAGTGATGTGCAGTGAAGAATGTTATGGTAGCTGACTGTTCTTGCCTCCTCTTTAAGCTGGCCTGAAATTGTTAAATTACCAgcatgttgggggttttttggcatGTCTTTCTATGGCCAGAAAATCAACTGCTTCCCTGTCAGTGTTGtagtgtggtttgttttttttttttttcccttgcatgcCTCAGTATGTGCATTTAATACACTGATCTGATTTGCAATGAGGTTTGGAGAATGCAGTAGCTTGCATCGTGATGATATACACCTACAATtagactgcttttattttatgtaaTTACCTGGTGAAGCAGTTCATGACAGAACAAGCAACTGTTCTGTCAACAGATAATATCCTTAGGCAAATCCTGTTAGGAACCATGGTAATTCCTACTGGGATTATTTTGCTAACTGGTTTGGTACTTTGATCACTTAAttactgattttttaatatttgtttttaatacaagAAGCAACTTGATGAGGATTGATGACCCAAGTGTAGCACACAGTGGAAACTGTAGGAATTTTTCCCCTTGAAGTATGGATTGTCCAGTTTGATCACCGATGTGTTGTTCCTTTCCCATGCTTTCCAACCAGTAGAAGTGCTTGACAGCCTTTTGGGTCGAATTTATGGCCACAGTCCAGGATCAAGACTTTTTAAGAAATACCCTTGTTTAATTAACCAGAATTTGTATAACAGTCATTCAGGTTAGCATAGTTTATAGTGTTTGTGTATTTCCTTACATTTTTCCTGCTGAACATCTGTAATGTGATATCTATCCCTACTAAaacttgtttggttggtttttttaaggtgTTGATCCTATTATATGGGAACAAGCCAAAGTTGATAATCCTGATCCTGACAAGTAAGTCTCATAGTCTGTCCAAGTATTACAAAAAAACTTGGAAAGGGGAGAAATATACAATATTGTGTTGTAC of the Athene noctua chromosome 4, bAthNoc1.hap1.1, whole genome shotgun sequence genome contains:
- the NUP54 gene encoding nucleoporin p54 isoform X2; the protein is MAFNFGATAGAGAANPTGAFGGFGTTTTTAGPAFSFSAPTNTGTSGLFGATQNKGFGFGTSFGTGTGTGLGSGLGTGLGFGGFGTQQQQSTLGSGLFSQPAQTPAQSNQLINTASALSAPTLLGDERDAILAKWNQLQAFWGTGKGYFNNNIAPVEFTQENPFCRFKAVGYSLMPNNKDEDGLVVLVFNRKEIDIRSQQQQLVESLHKILGGNQTLTVNVEGVKTMPDDQTEVIIYVVERSPNGTSRRVPATTLYAHFEQANIKSSLQQLGVSLSMARTELSPAQVKQLLQNPPAGVDPIIWEQAKVDNPDPDKLIPVPMVGFKELLRRLKVQDQMTKQHQTRLDIISEDISELQKNQTTTMAKIAQYKRKLMALSHRTLQVLIKQEIQRKSGYAIQADEEQLRVQLDTIQCELNAPTQFKGRLNELMSQIRMQNHFGAVRAEERYYIDADLLREIKQHLKQQQEGLSHLISIIKDDLEDIKLIEHGLNESIPIRGGVFS
- the NUP54 gene encoding nucleoporin p54 isoform X1: MAFNFGATAGAGAANPTGFGGLETTNSTASGFNFGGFGLTANPAVNFNIGNFGVSTTSTPPFNFGNSLASAGAFGGFGTTTTTAGPAFSFSAPTNTGTSGLFGATQNKGFGFGTSFGTGTGTGLGSGLGTGLGFGGFGTQQQQSTLGSGLFSQPAQTPAQSNQLINTASALSAPTLLGDERDAILAKWNQLQAFWGTGKGYFNNNIAPVEFTQENPFCRFKAVGYSLMPNNKDEDGLVVLVFNRKEIDIRSQQQQLVESLHKILGGNQTLTVNVEGVKTMPDDQTEVIIYVVERSPNGTSRRVPATTLYAHFEQANIKSSLQQLGVSLSMARTELSPAQVKQLLQNPPAGVDPIIWEQAKVDNPDPDKLIPVPMVGFKELLRRLKVQDQMTKQHQTRLDIISEDISELQKNQTTTMAKIAQYKRKLMALSHRTLQVLIKQEIQRKSGYAIQADEEQLRVQLDTIQCELNAPTQFKGRLNELMSQIRMQNHFGAVRAEERYYIDADLLREIKQHLKQQQEGLSHLISIIKDDLEDIKLIEHGLNESIPIRGGVFS